The following are encoded in a window of Cygnus atratus isolate AKBS03 ecotype Queensland, Australia chromosome 8, CAtr_DNAZoo_HiC_assembly, whole genome shotgun sequence genomic DNA:
- the HYI gene encoding putative hydroxypyruvate isomerase: MALRFAANVSWLFAELPALPARLEAAARSGFAAAEAAWPEGCPAPALRAAAERAGLRIVLLNAPPGDRERGEMGLGAVPGRQDAFRQGLAAAVQYAREVGCPRIHLMAGRVPQGADRAAVADEMEATFIENLRYAADILAQEDMIGLVEPINSRITDPRYFLNTPQQAAAILEKVGRPNLKLQLDIFHCQIMDGNLSHNLETYFPLIGHIQIAQVPGRHEPDSPGELNFPYIFELLESLGYTGYVGCEYAPKGDTVEGLGWLRSYWESRGLQPGGTRKATD, translated from the exons aTGGCGCTGCGCTTCGCGGCCAACGTCTCGTGGCTGTTCGCCGAGCTGCCGGCGCTCCCGGCCCGCCTGGAGGCCGCGGCCCGCTCCGGCTtcgcggcggcggaggcggcctGGCCCGAGGGCTGCCCGGCCCCCGCCCTGCGCGCCGCCGCCGAGCGGGCGGGGCTGCGGATCGTGCTGCTCAACGCCCCGCCCG GGGACCGGGAGCGGGGCGAGATGGGGCTGGGCGCCGTGCCCGGCCGGCAGGACGCCTTCCGACAGGGCCTGGCCGCCGCCGTGCAGTACGCCAGGGAGGTGGGCTGCCCCAG GATCCACCTGATGGCCGGGCGGGTTCCTCAGGGTGCCGACCGTGCAGCAGTGGCAGATGAGATGGAGGCCACCTTCATTGAGAACCTCAGATACGCCGCTGACATCCTGGCCCAG GAGGACATGATCGGACTGGTGGAGCCTATTAACAGCCGCATCACTGACCCTCGCTACTTCCTGAACACCCCGCAGCAAG CTGCTGCCATCCTGGAGAAGGTGGGACGGCCCAACCTGAAGCTGCAGCTG GACATCTTTCACTGCCAGATCATGGATGGGAACTTGTCCCACAACCTGGAGACGTACTTCCCGCTCATTG GTCATATCCAGATTGCACAGGTGCCAGGGCGGCATGAGCCCgacagccctggggagctgaATTTCCCCTACATCTTTGAGCTCCTGGAGTCCCTCGGCTACACCGGCTACGTGGGGTGTGAGTATGCTCCAAAAG GAGACACGGTGGAAGGTCTGGGCTGGCTGCGCTCGTACTGGGAGAGCCGCGGTTTGCAGCCTGGTGGGACCAGAAAGGCAACAGACTAA